Below is a genomic region from Aurantimonas sp. HBX-1.
CGGCGATGATCAGGAACATCACCAGCGCCAGCACCTCGTGCGGGCGCGCGATCGTGAAGGTCTTGGTCGGGTCGATGAAGAAGAAATTGTAGGCCACGAAGGACAGGAACGACGCGAACACCGCCGGCCACGTGCCGTAGGCGATGGCGGGCACCAGGACGGCGAGGAGGTAGACCATCGAGACGTTGGGGAGCGGGACGAAGCGCAGCATCTGGGAGCCGATGAGTGTCGCCGCCACTACGCTGGCCACCGCGGCCGCATAACCGTTCCATGTTCCCAGATCCGGCAGCCGCAGGACCGGCCGTCGCTCCTCCTCTTCGCCTGTCAGGACATGGATCGAAACCCCCGTGGCGCGTCGGACCAGGGCGTCGGCAAGGCTGCGCCGCCGCGGCCACAGCCCGCGACCGCGGGCCTTGCCAACGACGATCTGGCTGACGTTCTCGAACCGCGCGAAGCGAAGCAGCTCGTTCGGCAGGTCCGAGCCGACGAGCCGCCGGGTCTCGGCGCCCAGCGCCTCGGCCAGCTGCATCGCCTTTTCCAGCCGGTTGGCCTCGTCTTCGTCCGGCGTCACGCCGGGGCGCTCGATCGTCACCGCGAACCAGGGCGCGTCGAGAAGATCGGCCAGCCGCTTGGCACCGCGCACCAGGCGCTCGGCGGAATCGTTGGGGCCGAGGCAGACGAGCAGCCGCTCGCCGGCGGCCCACGGGCCCTCGATCGCCCCGCCCTGCATGCGCTCGAGCAGATCGCTGTCGACCTGCGCCGCCACCTGTCGGAGGGCCAGTTCGCGCAGGGCGGTCAGGTTCGACGGCTTGAAGAAGTTCTGCGAGGCCCGCGTCGCGGTGTCCTCGACATAGACCTTGCCCTCGGCGAGGCGGCGGATCAGCTCGTCGGACGGCAGGTCGACGAGGACGATCTCGTCGGCGACCTGAAGCGTGGTGTCTGGCACCGTCTCGCGCACCCGGACGCCGGTGATCCGCTGGACGACGTCGTTGAGGCTCTCGACATGCTGGACGTTCATGGTCGTCCAGACGTCGATCCCCGCCTGCAGGAGTTCGGCAACATCCTGCCAGCGCTTGGGATGCCGGGATCCGGGCACGTTCGAGTGGGCATATTCGTCGACGATCAGCAGCGACGGTCGCCTGGCGAGCGCCGCGTCGATATCGAACTCGGCGACGAGGCGGCCCTTGTACGGCACCAGCTGGCGGGGCAGCACCTCGAGGCCGGCGATCATCGCTTCCGTATCGGCCCGGCCGTGGGTCTCGACGACCCCGACGAGAACGTCGCGGCCGGCCGCTTTGGCGCCGCGCGCGGCCTGGAGCATGGCGAAGGTCTTGCCGACGCCGGGTGCCGCGCCGAGGAACAGGCGCAGCCTGCCGCGCCCTTCTCGCTCGGCATGGGCGAGCAGGGCGTCGGCGGAGGCGCGGGGCGCGTCGTCGGG
It encodes:
- a CDS encoding sensor histidine kinase KdpD; its protein translation is MIPDDAPRASADALLAHAEREGRGRLRLFLGAAPGVGKTFAMLQAARGAKAAGRDVLVGVVETHGRADTEAMIAGLEVLPRQLVPYKGRLVAEFDIDAALARRPSLLIVDEYAHSNVPGSRHPKRWQDVAELLQAGIDVWTTMNVQHVESLNDVVQRITGVRVRETVPDTTLQVADEIVLVDLPSDELIRRLAEGKVYVEDTATRASQNFFKPSNLTALRELALRQVAAQVDSDLLERMQGGAIEGPWAAGERLLVCLGPNDSAERLVRGAKRLADLLDAPWFAVTIERPGVTPDEDEANRLEKAMQLAEALGAETRRLVGSDLPNELLRFARFENVSQIVVGKARGRGLWPRRRSLADALVRRATGVSIHVLTGEEEERRPVLRLPDLGTWNGYAAAVASVVAATLIGSQMLRFVPLPNVSMVYLLAVLVPAIAYGTWPAVFASFLSFVAYNFFFIDPTKTFTIARPHEVLALVMFLIIAVSMSAVAGQAREQIRASAARTRAARRLYEFTRKLSALPDQARVMEAAASEINAAVGRACVLLRPDGDDLHIGASWPPEDRLDTPARAAARWAFDRGEPAGAGTGTLPNSGWTFLPLVVPGGQVGVIGVERAADGRPLAVETQTLLLALAEQTAAALHRALLSTEVRTARTAAETERVRNILLASISHDFRTPLASVLGAATALIEYQERLDPAARADLLAQIRDEARHLDSMVRNLLSMTRLEAGALELNREGVDIRDVLERAVDTATKRGATQHFAVRLRNEPLLACADRALLDQAVGNIVGNAVRHAGADAHVTLSADREDGGIVLDIVDDGPGIPEGLRPHVFEKFSRAHRSAADGGESAGLGLAITRGIIEAHGGTVELLPADPAHPVGAAFRIRLPARAEGAR